Proteins from a genomic interval of Streptomyces fodineus:
- a CDS encoding MFS transporter, with the protein MSGTTTAAARPRRRASGAGAGASRWVVLVVLCVSLLLVALDATVLHVAVPAVAEDLKPGAVELLWIVDVYPLVCASLLILFGTLGDRVGRRRVLLCGYGLFGVASAVAALAQTAEMLILARALLGVGGAMIMPATLSILRQVFPDRRERALAIGIWSAVAAVGAAVGPLLGGFLLEHFWWGAVFLVNIPLMLVSLPVGRMLLPESRGDRDGPWDVTGALMAAGGLFGAVLGVKRLGGGAAMASPFTVLPLLAGAALLLLFVRRQRRLAHPLVDLRMFRRPAFSTSVGCIVLAMLALVGLELIAAQYLQLVLGLSPLQTGLRLLPLTIAAMAAGLAGARMLRRFGPRRMVCFGFCLTAAAVLTLTAMGGTDDAPLLLSGFVLLGFGLETTLFGAYESMLSEAPAEQAGGAAAIGETSYQLGAGIGIALLGSVMNAAYAPGLRSVPGVPQHASDRAGHSLGEAYDIAGGLGGSAGAALRRAARDSFVHGLHVTLLVSAVLLLLGAVMALRLPRVMNCAESPAAVELPAPREVADPRVTA; encoded by the coding sequence ATGTCCGGGACGACCACGGCTGCCGCACGGCCGCGCCGTCGGGCGTCCGGGGCCGGTGCCGGAGCGAGCCGCTGGGTCGTCCTCGTCGTCCTCTGTGTCAGCCTGCTGCTCGTCGCCCTCGACGCGACCGTGCTGCACGTGGCGGTCCCCGCCGTCGCCGAAGACCTCAAGCCCGGCGCCGTGGAACTGCTCTGGATCGTCGACGTCTATCCCCTGGTCTGCGCCTCGCTGCTGATCCTCTTCGGCACCCTCGGCGACCGGGTCGGCCGCAGACGCGTTCTGCTGTGCGGCTACGGCCTGTTCGGTGTCGCCTCCGCCGTGGCCGCCCTCGCGCAGACCGCCGAGATGCTGATCCTCGCCCGGGCGCTGCTCGGCGTCGGCGGCGCCATGATCATGCCGGCGACCCTGTCGATCCTGCGTCAGGTCTTCCCCGACCGGCGCGAGCGCGCGCTCGCCATCGGCATCTGGAGCGCGGTGGCCGCGGTCGGCGCGGCCGTCGGCCCGCTGCTCGGCGGCTTTCTGCTGGAGCACTTCTGGTGGGGCGCGGTCTTCCTCGTCAACATCCCGCTGATGCTGGTCAGCCTGCCGGTGGGCCGGATGCTGCTGCCCGAGTCCCGTGGTGACCGCGACGGCCCGTGGGACGTCACCGGCGCCCTGATGGCGGCCGGCGGACTGTTCGGTGCCGTCCTCGGCGTGAAGCGACTGGGCGGCGGCGCGGCCATGGCGAGCCCGTTCACCGTGCTGCCGCTGCTGGCCGGCGCGGCCCTGCTCCTCCTCTTCGTACGGCGGCAGCGGCGCCTTGCGCATCCGCTGGTGGACCTGCGGATGTTCCGCCGGCCCGCGTTCAGCACCTCGGTCGGCTGCATCGTGCTGGCGATGCTCGCGCTCGTCGGCCTGGAGCTGATCGCCGCCCAGTATCTGCAACTGGTGCTCGGGCTCTCCCCGCTCCAGACCGGCCTCAGGCTGCTGCCCCTGACCATCGCGGCGATGGCGGCGGGCTTGGCGGGCGCGCGGATGCTGCGCCGCTTCGGGCCGCGCCGGATGGTCTGCTTCGGGTTCTGCCTCACCGCCGCCGCGGTCCTCACGCTCACCGCGATGGGCGGCACCGACGACGCGCCCCTGCTGCTGTCCGGTTTCGTGCTGCTCGGCTTCGGCCTGGAGACCACGCTCTTCGGGGCGTACGAGTCGATGCTCAGCGAGGCCCCGGCCGAGCAGGCCGGCGGCGCGGCGGCGATCGGCGAGACGTCGTACCAGCTCGGCGCCGGCATCGGCATCGCGCTGCTCGGCAGCGTGATGAACGCCGCCTACGCCCCGGGACTGCGCTCGGTGCCGGGCGTCCCGCAGCACGCCTCGGACCGGGCGGGGCACTCGCTCGGCGAGGCCTACGACATCGCCGGCGGGCTGGGCGGATCCGCCGGGGCGGCGCTGCGCCGGGCCGCGCGGGACTCCTTCGTGCACGGGCTGCATGTCACGCTGCTGGTGAGCGCGGTCCTGTTGCTGCTGGGCGCGGTGATGGCGCTGCGGCTGCCGCGGGTGATGAACTGCGCGGAGTCCCCGGCGGCGGTGGAGCTGCCCGCGCCGAGGGAAGTGGCGGACCCCCGCGTCACGGCCTGA
- a CDS encoding acyl-CoA dehydrogenase family protein, whose product MSASAKLPPFDPADPLGIDDLLEPEDLAVRDTVRAWAADRVLPYVAEWYEKGELPGIRELAKELGGLGALGMSLSGYGCAGASAVQYGLACLELEAADSGIRSLVSVQGSLSMYAIHRFGSEEHKLRWLPRMAAGDVIGCFGLTEPDHGSDPASMRTHAKRDGDDWVLNGRKMWITNGSVAGVAVVWAQTEEGIRGFVVPTDSPGFSAPEIKHKWSLRASVTSELVMDDVRLPGTAVLPEVTGLRGPLSCLSHARYGIVWGAMGAARSSFETAVDYAKSREQFGRPIGGFQLTQAKLADMAVELHKGILLAHHLGRRMDAGRLRPEQISFGKLNNVREAIEICRTARTILGANGISLEYPVMRHATNLESVLTYEGTVEMHQLVLGKALTGLDAFR is encoded by the coding sequence ATGTCCGCGTCCGCGAAGTTGCCCCCCTTCGATCCCGCCGACCCGCTCGGGATCGACGACCTGCTGGAACCGGAAGACCTGGCCGTGCGGGACACCGTGCGGGCCTGGGCGGCGGACCGGGTGCTGCCGTACGTCGCCGAGTGGTACGAGAAGGGGGAGCTGCCCGGCATTCGTGAGCTGGCGAAGGAGCTGGGCGGCCTCGGGGCGCTCGGGATGTCGCTCAGCGGATACGGGTGTGCGGGTGCCAGTGCCGTGCAGTACGGCCTGGCCTGCCTGGAGCTGGAGGCGGCGGACTCCGGCATCCGGTCCCTGGTCTCGGTGCAGGGCTCCCTGTCCATGTACGCGATCCACCGGTTCGGCAGCGAGGAGCACAAGCTCCGGTGGCTGCCGCGCATGGCGGCCGGCGACGTGATCGGCTGCTTCGGGCTGACCGAGCCCGACCACGGCTCCGACCCCGCCTCCATGCGCACCCACGCCAAGCGCGACGGCGACGACTGGGTACTGAACGGCCGCAAGATGTGGATCACCAACGGGTCGGTCGCCGGGGTGGCGGTCGTCTGGGCGCAGACGGAGGAAGGGATCCGGGGCTTCGTCGTCCCCACCGACAGCCCCGGCTTCTCGGCGCCCGAGATCAAGCACAAGTGGTCCCTGCGCGCCTCCGTCACCAGCGAGTTGGTGATGGACGACGTACGCCTGCCCGGCACGGCCGTACTCCCGGAGGTCACCGGACTGCGCGGCCCGCTCAGCTGTCTGTCCCACGCCCGGTACGGCATCGTCTGGGGCGCGATGGGTGCGGCGCGCAGCAGCTTCGAGACGGCTGTCGACTACGCCAAGTCGCGGGAGCAGTTCGGGCGGCCCATCGGCGGCTTCCAGCTCACCCAGGCCAAACTCGCCGACATGGCGGTCGAACTGCACAAGGGAATCCTGCTCGCCCACCATCTCGGGCGGCGGATGGACGCCGGCCGTCTGCGCCCCGAGCAGATCAGCTTCGGCAAGCTCAACAACGTCCGCGAGGCCATCGAGATCTGCCGTACGGCGCGGACGATTCTCGGTGCCAACGGGATCTCCCTCGAATATCCCGTGATGCGGCACGCGACCAACCTCGAGTCGGTGCTCACCTACGAGGGCACCGTCGAGATGCACCAGCTCGTGCTGGGCAAGGCGCTCACCGGGCTCGACGCCTTCCGGTGA
- a CDS encoding cell division protein SepF, which translates to MGSVRKASAWLGLVDDNDDERYYDDEYSEGTESEGAWVTDPRVKVATDTAEEKGRRIGTVTPDSFRDARAIGELFRDGVPVIMNLTAMEPSDAKRVVDFAAGLIFGLRGSIDRVSNRVFLLTPADTQIISGEASAHREDGFFNQS; encoded by the coding sequence ATGGGATCGGTACGCAAGGCGAGTGCGTGGCTCGGCCTCGTCGACGACAACGATGACGAGCGTTACTACGACGACGAGTACTCCGAGGGCACCGAGTCCGAGGGCGCCTGGGTCACGGACCCCCGGGTGAAGGTGGCCACGGACACGGCGGAGGAGAAGGGCCGCCGGATCGGCACGGTCACCCCGGACAGCTTCCGGGACGCCCGCGCCATCGGCGAACTGTTCCGGGACGGCGTCCCGGTCATCATGAACCTCACGGCGATGGAGCCCTCCGACGCCAAGCGCGTGGTGGACTTCGCGGCCGGGCTCATCTTCGGTCTGCGCGGCTCCATCGACCGCGTGTCCAACCGGGTGTTCCTGCTGACGCCGGCCGACACGCAGATCATCAGCGGCGAGGCGTCCGCCCACCGCGAGGACGGCTTCTTCAACCAGAGCTGA
- a CDS encoding DUF5685 family protein produces the protein MFGIVRPCAHRLGEGLKAAWMAHLCGLCLALRRDHGQLARMVTNYDGLLISVLTEAQTGTTADGRRTAGPCALRGMRTASVAQGEGARLAAAVSLVLAAAKVRDHVADRDGLLARRPVAAAARRVAAGWGRAGAHSGAAVGFDTGVLVEAVDRQLGLETLAGYGTSILTVTEPTETATAAAFAHTAVLAGRPGNARPLAEAGRLFGRLAHLLDAVEDQEADAASGAWNPLTATGTPRAEARRLADDALRGIGPALREAEFADGRLVHLLLVHELRRSVDRAFEPHLHQPEEPRGFLPGCGMFLLLCCTCRMCCASEYEGPWSRKKREGCCQGCDGCDCPCDGCDGCDGCDCDCCCPCDGC, from the coding sequence GTGTTCGGAATCGTCAGACCGTGCGCTCATCGGCTCGGGGAAGGCCTCAAGGCCGCGTGGATGGCGCATTTGTGCGGGCTCTGCCTCGCCCTGCGCCGGGATCACGGACAGCTCGCGCGGATGGTAACGAACTATGACGGACTTCTCATCTCCGTTCTGACGGAGGCTCAGACCGGGACGACCGCCGACGGCCGCCGTACGGCGGGCCCGTGCGCGCTGCGCGGGATGCGTACCGCGTCCGTCGCCCAGGGCGAGGGCGCGCGGCTCGCCGCCGCCGTCTCGCTGGTGCTCGCCGCGGCGAAGGTGCGCGACCATGTCGCCGACCGGGACGGGCTGCTGGCCCGCAGGCCCGTGGCCGCCGCCGCGCGCCGGGTCGCCGCGGGCTGGGGGAGGGCCGGTGCCCACAGTGGTGCCGCGGTCGGCTTCGACACCGGCGTCCTCGTCGAGGCAGTCGACCGGCAACTCGGCCTGGAGACCCTCGCCGGGTACGGCACTTCGATCCTGACGGTCACCGAGCCGACCGAGACCGCGACGGCGGCCGCCTTCGCGCACACCGCGGTGCTGGCCGGCCGGCCCGGCAACGCGCGGCCGCTCGCGGAGGCCGGCCGGCTCTTCGGCCGGCTCGCGCATCTGCTGGACGCCGTGGAGGACCAGGAAGCCGACGCGGCCTCGGGCGCGTGGAATCCGCTCACCGCCACGGGGACGCCGCGGGCCGAGGCCCGCAGGCTCGCCGACGACGCGCTGCGCGGCATCGGGCCGGCGCTGCGCGAGGCGGAGTTCGCCGACGGCAGGCTCGTCCATCTTCTGCTGGTGCACGAGCTTCGGCGGTCGGTGGACCGGGCGTTCGAGCCGCACCTGCACCAGCCCGAGGAGCCCCGCGGATTCCTGCCCGGCTGCGGGATGTTTCTTCTGCTGTGCTGCACGTGCCGGATGTGCTGCGCGTCGGAGTACGAAGGGCCCTGGTCCCGGAAGAAGCGGGAAGGGTGCTGCCAGGGCTGCGACGGCTGCGACTGTCCTTGTGACGGGTGTGACGGCTGCGATGGGTGCGACTGTGATTGCTGCTGTCCTTGCGACGGTTGCTAG
- a CDS encoding FAD/NAD(P)-binding protein has product MRPQLVIVGAGPRGTGLLERIAANAPELYGGRGLDIHLVDPHPPGGGRIWREAQSPLLWMNSHAEDVTMFTDETVTMDGPVREGPTLHEWAGLDGGTFAGRQLQGRYLRWVYERARADLPPGVTVHHHPRRALRIDGPREGRQQVWLEGLPHPLPADLVILALGHLDAELEGEQAALAAYARDHGLVHLPPDFTADSDLSPLEPGAPVLVRGFGLAFVDLMVLLTEGRGGQYEGDTYRPSGREPVLYVGSRRGVPYHAKIGYDWTGDRPPLPRFLGPAEIERLRARPDRFAFRRDVWPLVEKELGFAHYHRLFTAHAERTAMSWADFEEKYTVAGDLAETQALVAAAVPDPADRLDLAALDHPLDGLRYASHEDFQEGLRAYIEGDLLRRHDPSHSADLGVFLGLLSVYGQLVRLGDIGPRWHGFFSYLASGPPGPRLRQMLALSRAGLLKFVGAGMTVTAEDGVFRATSPTVPGFCAEARALVEARLPEPTVGRARDRLLRALHADGAAESPDGLLRVDPGDGRILDGAGRAHPRRFALGPYTDARTPGAFTRPRTGGAAFRQNDATARAVLAFLGTEGADEIR; this is encoded by the coding sequence ATGAGGCCGCAGCTGGTGATCGTCGGAGCCGGTCCGCGGGGGACCGGCCTCCTGGAGCGCATCGCCGCCAACGCCCCCGAGCTGTACGGCGGTCGGGGACTCGACATCCATCTGGTCGACCCGCATCCACCCGGCGGCGGGCGCATCTGGCGCGAGGCGCAGTCGCCGCTGCTGTGGATGAACTCGCACGCCGAGGACGTCACCATGTTCACCGACGAGACGGTGACCATGGACGGCCCGGTGCGCGAGGGCCCCACCCTGCACGAGTGGGCCGGGCTGGACGGCGGCACCTTCGCCGGCCGGCAGCTCCAGGGCCGCTATCTGCGCTGGGTGTACGAGCGGGCCCGCGCCGACCTGCCGCCGGGCGTCACCGTCCACCACCACCCCCGGCGTGCCCTGCGGATCGACGGCCCCCGCGAGGGCCGCCAGCAGGTGTGGCTGGAGGGCCTGCCGCATCCCCTCCCCGCCGACCTGGTGATCCTCGCGCTCGGCCACCTGGATGCCGAACTCGAGGGTGAGCAGGCGGCGTTGGCCGCCTACGCCCGGGACCACGGCCTGGTCCATCTGCCGCCCGACTTCACCGCCGACAGCGACCTGTCCCCGCTGGAACCCGGTGCACCCGTCCTCGTACGGGGCTTCGGGCTGGCCTTCGTCGACCTGATGGTGCTGCTCACCGAGGGGCGCGGCGGGCAGTACGAGGGCGACACCTACCGGCCTTCGGGACGGGAACCGGTGCTCTACGTCGGCTCGCGGCGCGGAGTGCCGTACCACGCGAAGATCGGCTACGACTGGACCGGCGACCGGCCCCCGCTGCCCCGCTTCCTCGGGCCGGCCGAGATCGAGCGCCTGCGGGCCCGGCCGGACCGCTTCGCCTTCCGGCGCGATGTGTGGCCGCTGGTGGAGAAGGAGCTGGGCTTCGCCCACTACCACCGGCTGTTCACCGCCCACGCCGAGCGTACGGCGATGAGCTGGGCCGACTTCGAGGAGAAGTACACGGTCGCCGGCGACCTCGCCGAGACCCAGGCGCTCGTCGCCGCCGCCGTACCGGACCCGGCCGACCGTCTCGACCTCGCCGCGCTCGACCATCCACTCGACGGGCTGCGGTACGCCTCCCACGAGGACTTCCAGGAGGGCTTGCGGGCGTACATCGAGGGCGATCTGCTACGGCGGCACGACCCCTCGCACAGCGCCGACCTGGGCGTCTTCCTCGGGCTGCTCTCCGTCTACGGACAGCTCGTGCGGCTCGGGGACATCGGCCCCCGGTGGCACGGGTTCTTCAGCTATCTGGCGTCCGGGCCGCCCGGGCCCCGGCTGCGGCAGATGCTCGCGCTGTCCCGGGCCGGCCTGCTGAAGTTCGTCGGCGCCGGCATGACCGTCACCGCCGAGGACGGGGTGTTCCGGGCCACCAGCCCCACCGTGCCCGGCTTTTGCGCCGAGGCCCGCGCGCTGGTCGAGGCCCGGCTGCCCGAGCCCACCGTCGGGCGGGCCCGCGACCGCCTGCTGCGCGCACTGCACGCCGACGGCGCCGCCGAGTCCCCCGACGGACTGCTCCGGGTCGACCCCGGCGACGGCCGGATCCTCGACGGCGCCGGGCGGGCGCATCCCCGGCGCTTCGCGCTCGGCCCGTACACCGACGCCCGTACCCCCGGCGCCTTCACCCGGCCGCGCACCGGCGGCGCCGCGTTCCGGCAGAACGACGCCACCGCCCGGGCGGTGCTGGCCTTTCTGGGCACGGAAGGCGCTGATGAAATCCGATGA
- a CDS encoding LLM class flavin-dependent oxidoreductase, with product MSARYGPRLLHLAAAVDLPDCSGAEPYVELVRLAERGGLDFVTLDDSFTPPGPDALCTLSRVAPATRRIGLVPTVTTRTRPLVVPGAVATLDWVSRGRAGWRIDVSGGEEKLWDSREDGAGPATVPRPPHGHPVRVVDATDSQARTVAARYADVALVRAVTSAQAAAVRDELRSIAREFGRNPDTVRVLASLLVDLGDGEHAAEPGRGGGGPRPTVRGPLYRGGPVDLAELVAGWHADGVTDGFHLVPVEPRRDLERLVNGTVVLLQHRGLFRTFYPGSTLREHLGLTRPANPYAVTGGDVMTGGTS from the coding sequence ATGAGCGCGCGCTACGGCCCCAGGTTGCTGCATCTCGCCGCCGCCGTCGATCTGCCGGACTGCTCCGGTGCCGAACCGTATGTCGAGCTGGTCCGGCTCGCCGAGCGCGGTGGGCTGGACTTCGTGACGCTGGACGACTCCTTCACCCCGCCCGGGCCCGATGCCCTCTGCACGCTGTCCCGGGTGGCGCCCGCGACCCGGCGCATCGGCCTGGTCCCGACCGTCACCACCCGCACGAGGCCGCTCGTGGTGCCGGGCGCGGTGGCGACGCTGGACTGGGTCAGCCGGGGGCGGGCCGGCTGGCGGATCGACGTGTCCGGCGGCGAGGAGAAGCTGTGGGACAGCCGGGAGGACGGCGCGGGCCCCGCGACCGTGCCCCGGCCGCCGCACGGCCACCCCGTCCGCGTGGTCGACGCCACCGACAGCCAGGCCCGAACCGTCGCCGCCCGGTACGCGGACGTGGCCCTGGTCCGCGCCGTGACCTCGGCACAGGCCGCCGCCGTACGCGACGAACTGCGGTCCATTGCAAGGGAGTTCGGGCGGAATCCGGACACCGTACGGGTTCTGGCGAGCCTGCTGGTCGACCTCGGTGACGGGGAGCACGCGGCCGAGCCCGGACGCGGCGGCGGGGGGCCGCGGCCGACCGTGCGGGGACCGCTGTACCGGGGCGGCCCGGTCGACCTCGCCGAACTGGTCGCCGGCTGGCACGCCGACGGTGTCACCGACGGCTTCCACCTCGTGCCCGTCGAGCCGCGCCGTGATCTGGAGCGGCTGGTCAACGGCACGGTGGTGCTGCTCCAGCACCGCGGTCTGTTCCGCACCTTCTACCCGGGCAGCACTCTGCGCGAGCACCTGGGCCTCACCCGGCCCGCCAACCCGTACGCCGTGACCGGGGGGGACGTCATGACCGGGGGAACGTCATGA
- a CDS encoding S1 family peptidase, translating to MRIKRITPRNGTARRTRLIAVATGLLAAAAFAAPTANASDDGSFSATQLAKASESILKADVPGTAWAVDSKTNRVVLTVDSRVSQAQITKIKKQAGTDAGALTIKHTRGRFSKLISGGDAIYGGQYRCSLGFNVRSGSTYYFLTAGHCGQVASTWYSNSSHSTVLGTNVGYSFPGNDFALVRYTNSSVSHPSSVGSQSITSAATPSVGKTVYRRGSTTGTHSGRVTALNATVNYGNGDIVYGLIQTTVCAEGGDSGGPLYAGSVAYGLTSGGSGDCTSGGTTFFQPVTEALSYYGVTLP from the coding sequence GTGAGGATCAAGCGCATTACTCCCCGCAATGGCACCGCGAGACGGACCCGGCTGATCGCCGTGGCCACCGGCCTCCTGGCCGCGGCCGCGTTCGCCGCCCCCACCGCGAACGCCAGCGACGACGGCTCGTTCAGCGCCACCCAGCTCGCCAAGGCCAGTGAGTCCATCCTGAAGGCCGACGTCCCCGGCACCGCCTGGGCCGTGGACAGCAAGACCAACCGTGTCGTCCTCACCGTCGACAGCAGGGTCTCCCAGGCCCAGATCACCAAGATCAAGAAGCAGGCCGGCACCGACGCCGGCGCGCTCACCATCAAGCACACGCGCGGCAGGTTCAGCAAGCTGATCAGCGGCGGCGACGCCATCTACGGCGGCCAGTACCGCTGCTCGCTCGGCTTCAACGTGCGCAGCGGCAGCACGTACTACTTCCTCACCGCAGGTCACTGCGGCCAGGTGGCCTCCACCTGGTACAGCAACTCAAGCCACAGCACGGTGCTCGGCACCAATGTGGGCTACAGCTTCCCGGGCAACGACTTCGCCCTGGTGCGGTACACCAACTCCTCGGTCTCGCACCCGAGTTCCGTGGGCAGCCAGTCCATCACCAGCGCGGCCACCCCGTCCGTGGGCAAGACCGTGTACCGGCGCGGTTCCACCACCGGCACGCACAGCGGGCGGGTCACCGCGCTGAACGCCACCGTCAACTACGGCAACGGCGACATCGTCTACGGCCTGATCCAGACCACGGTGTGCGCCGAGGGCGGCGACAGCGGTGGTCCGCTGTACGCGGGTTCCGTGGCCTACGGGCTGACCTCCGGGGGAAGTGGTGACTGCACCTCCGGTGGTACGACGTTCTTCCAGCCGGTGACCGAGGCGTTGAGCTACTACGGCGTCACGCTGCCGTAG
- a CDS encoding S1 family peptidase, with translation MKHRRISRRRVAVAGAGIAALVAAGVTLQNANASEPAKSSSQLKVLSAPAAGNLASTLLKSLGSDAAGSYYDAQAKSLVVNVLDQSAVNAVEAAGAKARLVTNSLAALDGARTTLKKDATIPGTSWATDPVSNKVVVTADKTVSGAQWTKLSKVVDGLGGKAELQRSKGEFKPFIAGGDAISGSGGRCSLGFNVVKDGQPYFLTAGHCTSAISSWADSSGKEIGQNAESHFPGTDFGLVKYTAQVDHPSEVDLYNGSTQKITGAAEATVGMKVTRSGSTTHVHDGTVTGLNATVNYQEGTVSGLIQTNVCAEPGDSGGSLFSGSNAIGLTSGGSGDCSSGGETFFQPVTAALSATGAQIG, from the coding sequence TTGAAGCACCGACGCATATCCAGGCGGCGGGTCGCCGTGGCCGGCGCGGGAATCGCCGCGCTGGTCGCCGCGGGTGTCACCTTGCAGAATGCGAACGCCAGCGAGCCTGCGAAGTCGTCTTCCCAGCTGAAGGTTCTGTCCGCTCCGGCGGCTGGAAACCTCGCCTCGACGCTGCTGAAGAGCCTCGGCTCCGACGCCGCCGGCAGCTACTACGACGCCCAAGCCAAGAGCCTCGTCGTCAACGTGCTCGACCAGAGCGCGGTGAACGCCGTCGAGGCGGCGGGAGCCAAGGCGAGACTCGTCACCAACTCGCTCGCCGCGCTCGACGGCGCGCGGACGACGCTGAAGAAGGACGCGACCATACCGGGCACGTCATGGGCGACCGACCCGGTCAGCAACAAGGTCGTCGTCACCGCCGACAAGACGGTCTCCGGCGCGCAGTGGACCAAGCTGAGCAAGGTGGTCGACGGGCTGGGCGGGAAGGCGGAACTACAGCGCTCGAAGGGGGAGTTCAAGCCCTTCATCGCCGGTGGTGACGCGATCAGCGGGTCCGGTGGGCGTTGCTCGCTCGGGTTCAACGTGGTCAAGGACGGGCAGCCGTACTTCCTGACCGCCGGGCACTGCACCTCGGCGATCAGCAGCTGGGCGGACTCCAGCGGCAAGGAGATCGGGCAGAACGCGGAGTCGCACTTCCCGGGGACCGACTTCGGTCTGGTGAAGTACACGGCGCAGGTGGACCACCCGAGCGAGGTCGACCTGTACAACGGGTCCACTCAGAAGATCACCGGTGCCGCCGAGGCGACGGTGGGGATGAAGGTGACGCGCAGCGGGTCCACGACCCATGTGCACGACGGTACGGTCACCGGGCTGAACGCCACGGTGAACTATCAGGAGGGCACCGTCAGCGGTCTCATCCAGACGAACGTGTGCGCCGAGCCCGGTGACAGCGGTGGCTCGCTGTTCTCGGGGAGCAACGCCATCGGGCTGACGTCCGGTGGCAGTGGTGACTGCAGCTCCGGCGGGGAGACCTTCTTCCAGCCGGTCACCGCGGCGCTGTCCGCCACGGGGGCGCAGATCGGCTGA